A genomic region of Mustela erminea isolate mMusErm1 chromosome 12, mMusErm1.Pri, whole genome shotgun sequence contains the following coding sequences:
- the WDR5 gene encoding WD repeat-containing protein 5 isoform X6 translates to MGSDAGPGGQEEGSVLHPKLVPLTAVTKAARGGEAPRHGDPHGAAPGPESGPGILLGLPSAPVSESGTTTRPAPPALPVEGVLPCAGLLGRLRGPVLPWRWFRRSGRGRGVGGPGPQPDRVCAAAENARDPSIPVRQSPPLWASPSSSGLAGTHVGDPPGRPQSAALDSARDRPTPADAEVTALQRKARSASRPFKALGPPEAFCPSPLPVVPLREAGFVRSPRPAAAPPLAHAHAHCRRPPAPPRPARPGSRPGGGDATPRAPAPPPRPAETPLPRPAARPPPSRQAPCLPRSGLPRSVHQALQTPWQVLRRTLPVRLARPPEGSPPL, encoded by the exons ATGGGCTCCGATGCTGGCCCAGGTGGCCAGGAGGAGGGAAGTGTCCTTCACCCCAAGCTGGTTCCGTTAACCGCCGTAACAAAGGCGGCCCGGGGTGGCGAGGCTCCGAGGCACGGAGATCCACACGGAGCTGCGCCAGGGCCAGAGAGCGGGCCCGGCATCCTCCTTGGGCTCCCCTCAGCTCCCGTGTCCGAGTCCGGGACAACCACGCGCCCTGCTCCCCCGGCATTGCCCGTCGAGGGCGTCCTTCCGTGCGCGGGGCTCCTGGGGCGCCTTCGGGGTCCCGTCTTGCCCTGGAGATGGTTCCGCAGGTCGGGTCGCGGCCGCGGAGTGGGCGGACCGGGACCACAGCCGGACCGGGTGTGCGCGGCGGCCGAGAACGCGCGGGACCCCAGCATCCCCGTTCGGCAGAGCCCTCCCCTCTGGGCCTCCCCTTCCTCATCTGGACTGGCGGGGACACACGTCGGCGACCCGCCTGGCCGACCGCAGAGCGCCGCACTGG ACAGTGCGCGAGACCGACCGACGCCCGCCGACGCAGAGGTTACGGCTCTGCAGAGGAAAGCGCGCTCCGCGAGCCGTCCCTTTAAGGCGTTGGGCCCGCCCGAGGCTTTCTGCCCCTCGCCGCTCCCCGTAGTGCCCCTCCGAGAGGCTGGCTTTGTGcgctcgccccgccccgccgccgccccgcctctcgcgcacgcgcacgcgcactgCCGGCGCCCCCCCGCGCCGCCTCGTCCAGCTCGGCCCGGCTCCCGCCCAGGCGGCGGCGACGCGACGCCCCGagcgcccgccccgccgccgcggCCGGCAG AAACGCCCCTTCCCCGACCTGCTGCCCGCCCTCCGCCCAGCCGCCAGGCCCCGTGTCTCCCGAGGAGCGGGCTCCCCAG GTCCGTTCACCAGGCCCTTCAGACACCCTGGCAGGTGCTGCGCCGGACGCTGCCTGTGAGGTTGGCCCGCCCCCCAGAAGGCAG CCCCCCGCTGTAG
- the WDR5 gene encoding WD repeat-containing protein 5 isoform X3 — MGSDAGPGGQEEGSVLHPKLVPLTAVTKAARGGEAPRHGDPHGAAPGPESGPGILLGLPSAPVSESGTTTRPAPPALPVEGVLPCAGLLGRLRGPVLPWRWFRRSGRGRGVGGPGPQPDRVCAAAENARDPSIPVRQSPPLWASPSSSGLAGTHVGDPPGRPQSAALDSARDRPTPADAEVTALQRKARSASRPFKALGPPEAFCPSPLPVVPLREAGFVRSPRPAAAPPLAHAHAHCRRPPAPPRPARPGSRPGGGDATPRAPAPPPRPAARAHLPLALRCCSETDPRPAAGAGLARDPSALLSCRNAPSPTCCPPSAQPPGPVSPEERAPQVRSPGPSDTLAGAAPDAACEVGPPPRRQHSCLPGRGLPAEPVTCYPDASPEC; from the exons ATGGGCTCCGATGCTGGCCCAGGTGGCCAGGAGGAGGGAAGTGTCCTTCACCCCAAGCTGGTTCCGTTAACCGCCGTAACAAAGGCGGCCCGGGGTGGCGAGGCTCCGAGGCACGGAGATCCACACGGAGCTGCGCCAGGGCCAGAGAGCGGGCCCGGCATCCTCCTTGGGCTCCCCTCAGCTCCCGTGTCCGAGTCCGGGACAACCACGCGCCCTGCTCCCCCGGCATTGCCCGTCGAGGGCGTCCTTCCGTGCGCGGGGCTCCTGGGGCGCCTTCGGGGTCCCGTCTTGCCCTGGAGATGGTTCCGCAGGTCGGGTCGCGGCCGCGGAGTGGGCGGACCGGGACCACAGCCGGACCGGGTGTGCGCGGCGGCCGAGAACGCGCGGGACCCCAGCATCCCCGTTCGGCAGAGCCCTCCCCTCTGGGCCTCCCCTTCCTCATCTGGACTGGCGGGGACACACGTCGGCGACCCGCCTGGCCGACCGCAGAGCGCCGCACTGG ACAGTGCGCGAGACCGACCGACGCCCGCCGACGCAGAGGTTACGGCTCTGCAGAGGAAAGCGCGCTCCGCGAGCCGTCCCTTTAAGGCGTTGGGCCCGCCCGAGGCTTTCTGCCCCTCGCCGCTCCCCGTAGTGCCCCTCCGAGAGGCTGGCTTTGTGcgctcgccccgccccgccgccgccccgcctctcgcgcacgcgcacgcgcactgCCGGCGCCCCCCCGCGCCGCCTCGTCCAGCTCGGCCCGGCTCCCGCCCAGGCGGCGGCGACGCGACGCCCCGagcgcccgccccgccgccgcggCCGGCAG CCCGCGCGCATCTCCCCCTTGCTCTCCGCTGCTGCTCCGAGACCGACCCCAGACCCGCGGCTGGCGCTGGCCTGGCGCGCGACCCGTCCGCTCTCCTCTCCTGCAGAAACGCCCCTTCCCCGACCTGCTGCCCGCCCTCCGCCCAGCCGCCAGGCCCCGTGTCTCCCGAGGAGCGGGCTCCCCAG GTCCGTTCACCAGGCCCTTCAGACACCCTGGCAGGTGCTGCGCCGGACGCTGCCTGTGAGGTTGGCCCGCCCCCCAGAAGGCAG CACAGCTGCCTTCCCGGTCGTGGACTCCCCGCGGAGCCGGTGACCTGCTACCCCGACGCCTCCCCAGAGTGTTGA
- the WDR5 gene encoding WD repeat-containing protein 5 isoform X8 — protein MGSDAGPGGQEEGSVLHPKLVPLTAVTKAARGGEAPRHGDPHGAAPGPESGPGILLGLPSAPVSESGTTTRPAPPALPVEGVLPCAGLLGRLRGPVLPWRWFRRSGRGRGVGGPGPQPDRVCAAAENARDPSIPVRQSPPLWASPSSSGLAGTHVGDPPGRPQSAALDSARDRPTPADAEVTALQRKARSASRPFKALGPPEAFCPSPLPVVPLREAGFVRSPRPAAAPPLAHAHAHCRRPPAPPRPARPGSRPGGGDATPRAPAPPPRPAARGL, from the exons ATGGGCTCCGATGCTGGCCCAGGTGGCCAGGAGGAGGGAAGTGTCCTTCACCCCAAGCTGGTTCCGTTAACCGCCGTAACAAAGGCGGCCCGGGGTGGCGAGGCTCCGAGGCACGGAGATCCACACGGAGCTGCGCCAGGGCCAGAGAGCGGGCCCGGCATCCTCCTTGGGCTCCCCTCAGCTCCCGTGTCCGAGTCCGGGACAACCACGCGCCCTGCTCCCCCGGCATTGCCCGTCGAGGGCGTCCTTCCGTGCGCGGGGCTCCTGGGGCGCCTTCGGGGTCCCGTCTTGCCCTGGAGATGGTTCCGCAGGTCGGGTCGCGGCCGCGGAGTGGGCGGACCGGGACCACAGCCGGACCGGGTGTGCGCGGCGGCCGAGAACGCGCGGGACCCCAGCATCCCCGTTCGGCAGAGCCCTCCCCTCTGGGCCTCCCCTTCCTCATCTGGACTGGCGGGGACACACGTCGGCGACCCGCCTGGCCGACCGCAGAGCGCCGCACTGG ACAGTGCGCGAGACCGACCGACGCCCGCCGACGCAGAGGTTACGGCTCTGCAGAGGAAAGCGCGCTCCGCGAGCCGTCCCTTTAAGGCGTTGGGCCCGCCCGAGGCTTTCTGCCCCTCGCCGCTCCCCGTAGTGCCCCTCCGAGAGGCTGGCTTTGTGcgctcgccccgccccgccgccgccccgcctctcgcgcacgcgcacgcgcactgCCGGCGCCCCCCCGCGCCGCCTCGTCCAGCTCGGCCCGGCTCCCGCCCAGGCGGCGGCGACGCGACGCCCCGagcgcccgccccgccgccgcggCCGGCAG CCCGGGGGCTGTGA
- the WDR5 gene encoding WD repeat-containing protein 5 isoform X7 produces MGSDAGPGGQEEGSVLHPKLVPLTAVTKAARGGEAPRHGDPHGAAPGPESGPGILLGLPSAPVSESGTTTRPAPPALPVEGVLPCAGLLGRLRGPVLPWRWFRRSGRGRGVGGPGPQPDRVCAAAENARDPSIPVRQSPPLWASPSSSGLAGTHVGDPPGRPQSAALDSARDRPTPADAEVTALQRKARSASRPFKALGPPEAFCPSPLPVVPLREAGFVRSPRPAAAPPLAHAHAHCRRPPAPPRPARPGSRPGGGDATPRAPAPPPRPAGPFTRPFRHPGRCCAGRCL; encoded by the exons ATGGGCTCCGATGCTGGCCCAGGTGGCCAGGAGGAGGGAAGTGTCCTTCACCCCAAGCTGGTTCCGTTAACCGCCGTAACAAAGGCGGCCCGGGGTGGCGAGGCTCCGAGGCACGGAGATCCACACGGAGCTGCGCCAGGGCCAGAGAGCGGGCCCGGCATCCTCCTTGGGCTCCCCTCAGCTCCCGTGTCCGAGTCCGGGACAACCACGCGCCCTGCTCCCCCGGCATTGCCCGTCGAGGGCGTCCTTCCGTGCGCGGGGCTCCTGGGGCGCCTTCGGGGTCCCGTCTTGCCCTGGAGATGGTTCCGCAGGTCGGGTCGCGGCCGCGGAGTGGGCGGACCGGGACCACAGCCGGACCGGGTGTGCGCGGCGGCCGAGAACGCGCGGGACCCCAGCATCCCCGTTCGGCAGAGCCCTCCCCTCTGGGCCTCCCCTTCCTCATCTGGACTGGCGGGGACACACGTCGGCGACCCGCCTGGCCGACCGCAGAGCGCCGCACTGG ACAGTGCGCGAGACCGACCGACGCCCGCCGACGCAGAGGTTACGGCTCTGCAGAGGAAAGCGCGCTCCGCGAGCCGTCCCTTTAAGGCGTTGGGCCCGCCCGAGGCTTTCTGCCCCTCGCCGCTCCCCGTAGTGCCCCTCCGAGAGGCTGGCTTTGTGcgctcgccccgccccgccgccgccccgcctctcgcgcacgcgcacgcgcactgCCGGCGCCCCCCCGCGCCGCCTCGTCCAGCTCGGCCCGGCTCCCGCCCAGGCGGCGGCGACGCGACGCCCCGagcgcccgccccgccgccgcggCCGGCAG GTCCGTTCACCAGGCCCTTCAGACACCCTGGCAGGTGCTGCGCCGGACGCTGCCTGTGA
- the WDR5 gene encoding WD repeat-containing protein 5 isoform X1, whose translation MGSDAGPGGQEEGSVLHPKLVPLTAVTKAARGGEAPRHGDPHGAAPGPESGPGILLGLPSAPVSESGTTTRPAPPALPVEGVLPCAGLLGRLRGPVLPWRWFRRSGRGRGVGGPGPQPDRVCAAAENARDPSIPVRQSPPLWASPSSSGLAGTHVGDPPGRPQSAALDSARDRPTPADAEVTALQRKARSASRPFKALGPPEAFCPSPLPVVPLREAGFVRSPRPAAAPPLAHAHAHCRRPPAPPRPARPGSRPGGGDATPRAPAPPPRPAARAHLPLALRCCSETDPRPAAGAGLARDPSALLSCRNAPSPTCCPPSAQPPGPVSPEERAPQVRSPGPSDTLAGAAPDAACEVGPPPRRQIAQLPSRSWTPRGAGDLLPRRLPRVLMEDARLFPLLSGNGAGAEDNSREHVEGGARDSVDKRGPGLLSQLCGGPPL comes from the exons ATGGGCTCCGATGCTGGCCCAGGTGGCCAGGAGGAGGGAAGTGTCCTTCACCCCAAGCTGGTTCCGTTAACCGCCGTAACAAAGGCGGCCCGGGGTGGCGAGGCTCCGAGGCACGGAGATCCACACGGAGCTGCGCCAGGGCCAGAGAGCGGGCCCGGCATCCTCCTTGGGCTCCCCTCAGCTCCCGTGTCCGAGTCCGGGACAACCACGCGCCCTGCTCCCCCGGCATTGCCCGTCGAGGGCGTCCTTCCGTGCGCGGGGCTCCTGGGGCGCCTTCGGGGTCCCGTCTTGCCCTGGAGATGGTTCCGCAGGTCGGGTCGCGGCCGCGGAGTGGGCGGACCGGGACCACAGCCGGACCGGGTGTGCGCGGCGGCCGAGAACGCGCGGGACCCCAGCATCCCCGTTCGGCAGAGCCCTCCCCTCTGGGCCTCCCCTTCCTCATCTGGACTGGCGGGGACACACGTCGGCGACCCGCCTGGCCGACCGCAGAGCGCCGCACTGG ACAGTGCGCGAGACCGACCGACGCCCGCCGACGCAGAGGTTACGGCTCTGCAGAGGAAAGCGCGCTCCGCGAGCCGTCCCTTTAAGGCGTTGGGCCCGCCCGAGGCTTTCTGCCCCTCGCCGCTCCCCGTAGTGCCCCTCCGAGAGGCTGGCTTTGTGcgctcgccccgccccgccgccgccccgcctctcgcgcacgcgcacgcgcactgCCGGCGCCCCCCCGCGCCGCCTCGTCCAGCTCGGCCCGGCTCCCGCCCAGGCGGCGGCGACGCGACGCCCCGagcgcccgccccgccgccgcggCCGGCAG CCCGCGCGCATCTCCCCCTTGCTCTCCGCTGCTGCTCCGAGACCGACCCCAGACCCGCGGCTGGCGCTGGCCTGGCGCGCGACCCGTCCGCTCTCCTCTCCTGCAGAAACGCCCCTTCCCCGACCTGCTGCCCGCCCTCCGCCCAGCCGCCAGGCCCCGTGTCTCCCGAGGAGCGGGCTCCCCAG GTCCGTTCACCAGGCCCTTCAGACACCCTGGCAGGTGCTGCGCCGGACGCTGCCTGTGAGGTTGGCCCGCCCCCCAGAAGGCAGATAG CACAGCTGCCTTCCCGGTCGTGGACTCCCCGCGGAGCCGGTGACCTGCTACCCCGACGCCTCCCCAGAGTGTTGATGGAAGATGCAAGGCTTTTTCCCCTCTTAAGTGGAaacggggcagggg CCGAGGATAACAGTAGGGAGCACGTTGAAGGTGGGGCCAGGGATTCTGTTGACAAGAGGGGCCCGGGCCTGCTGTCTCAGCTGTGCGGAGG CCCCCCGCTGTAG
- the WDR5 gene encoding WD repeat-containing protein 5 isoform X4, which translates to MGSDAGPGGQEEGSVLHPKLVPLTAVTKAARGGEAPRHGDPHGAAPGPESGPGILLGLPSAPVSESGTTTRPAPPALPVEGVLPCAGLLGRLRGPVLPWRWFRRSGRGRGVGGPGPQPDRVCAAAENARDPSIPVRQSPPLWASPSSSGLAGTHVGDPPGRPQSAALDSARDRPTPADAEVTALQRKARSASRPFKALGPPEAFCPSPLPVVPLREAGFVRSPRPAAAPPLAHAHAHCRRPPAPPRPARPGSRPGGGDATPRAPAPPPRPAARAHLPLALRCCSETDPRPAAGAGLARDPSALLSCRNAPSPTCCPPSAQPPGPVSPEERAPQVRSPGPSDTLAGAAPDAACEVGPPPRRQIAPRCRFR; encoded by the exons ATGGGCTCCGATGCTGGCCCAGGTGGCCAGGAGGAGGGAAGTGTCCTTCACCCCAAGCTGGTTCCGTTAACCGCCGTAACAAAGGCGGCCCGGGGTGGCGAGGCTCCGAGGCACGGAGATCCACACGGAGCTGCGCCAGGGCCAGAGAGCGGGCCCGGCATCCTCCTTGGGCTCCCCTCAGCTCCCGTGTCCGAGTCCGGGACAACCACGCGCCCTGCTCCCCCGGCATTGCCCGTCGAGGGCGTCCTTCCGTGCGCGGGGCTCCTGGGGCGCCTTCGGGGTCCCGTCTTGCCCTGGAGATGGTTCCGCAGGTCGGGTCGCGGCCGCGGAGTGGGCGGACCGGGACCACAGCCGGACCGGGTGTGCGCGGCGGCCGAGAACGCGCGGGACCCCAGCATCCCCGTTCGGCAGAGCCCTCCCCTCTGGGCCTCCCCTTCCTCATCTGGACTGGCGGGGACACACGTCGGCGACCCGCCTGGCCGACCGCAGAGCGCCGCACTGG ACAGTGCGCGAGACCGACCGACGCCCGCCGACGCAGAGGTTACGGCTCTGCAGAGGAAAGCGCGCTCCGCGAGCCGTCCCTTTAAGGCGTTGGGCCCGCCCGAGGCTTTCTGCCCCTCGCCGCTCCCCGTAGTGCCCCTCCGAGAGGCTGGCTTTGTGcgctcgccccgccccgccgccgccccgcctctcgcgcacgcgcacgcgcactgCCGGCGCCCCCCCGCGCCGCCTCGTCCAGCTCGGCCCGGCTCCCGCCCAGGCGGCGGCGACGCGACGCCCCGagcgcccgccccgccgccgcggCCGGCAG CCCGCGCGCATCTCCCCCTTGCTCTCCGCTGCTGCTCCGAGACCGACCCCAGACCCGCGGCTGGCGCTGGCCTGGCGCGCGACCCGTCCGCTCTCCTCTCCTGCAGAAACGCCCCTTCCCCGACCTGCTGCCCGCCCTCCGCCCAGCCGCCAGGCCCCGTGTCTCCCGAGGAGCGGGCTCCCCAG GTCCGTTCACCAGGCCCTTCAGACACCCTGGCAGGTGCTGCGCCGGACGCTGCCTGTGAGGTTGGCCCGCCCCCCAGAAGGCAGATAG CCCCCCGCTGTAGGTTTCGTTAG
- the WDR5 gene encoding WD repeat-containing protein 5 isoform X2: protein MGSDAGPGGQEEGSVLHPKLVPLTAVTKAARGGEAPRHGDPHGAAPGPESGPGILLGLPSAPVSESGTTTRPAPPALPVEGVLPCAGLLGRLRGPVLPWRWFRRSGRGRGVGGPGPQPDRVCAAAENARDPSIPVRQSPPLWASPSSSGLAGTHVGDPPGRPQSAALDSARDRPTPADAEVTALQRKARSASRPFKALGPPEAFCPSPLPVVPLREAGFVRSPRPAAAPPLAHAHAHCRRPPAPPRPARPGSRPGGGDATPRAPAPPPRPAARAHLPLALRCCSETDPRPAAGAGLARDPSALLSCRNAPSPTCCPPSAQPPGPVSPEERAPQVRSPGPSDTLAGAAPDAACEVGPPPRRQIAQLPSRSWTPRGAGDLLPRRLPRVLMEDARLFPLLSGNGAGAPRCRFR, encoded by the exons ATGGGCTCCGATGCTGGCCCAGGTGGCCAGGAGGAGGGAAGTGTCCTTCACCCCAAGCTGGTTCCGTTAACCGCCGTAACAAAGGCGGCCCGGGGTGGCGAGGCTCCGAGGCACGGAGATCCACACGGAGCTGCGCCAGGGCCAGAGAGCGGGCCCGGCATCCTCCTTGGGCTCCCCTCAGCTCCCGTGTCCGAGTCCGGGACAACCACGCGCCCTGCTCCCCCGGCATTGCCCGTCGAGGGCGTCCTTCCGTGCGCGGGGCTCCTGGGGCGCCTTCGGGGTCCCGTCTTGCCCTGGAGATGGTTCCGCAGGTCGGGTCGCGGCCGCGGAGTGGGCGGACCGGGACCACAGCCGGACCGGGTGTGCGCGGCGGCCGAGAACGCGCGGGACCCCAGCATCCCCGTTCGGCAGAGCCCTCCCCTCTGGGCCTCCCCTTCCTCATCTGGACTGGCGGGGACACACGTCGGCGACCCGCCTGGCCGACCGCAGAGCGCCGCACTGG ACAGTGCGCGAGACCGACCGACGCCCGCCGACGCAGAGGTTACGGCTCTGCAGAGGAAAGCGCGCTCCGCGAGCCGTCCCTTTAAGGCGTTGGGCCCGCCCGAGGCTTTCTGCCCCTCGCCGCTCCCCGTAGTGCCCCTCCGAGAGGCTGGCTTTGTGcgctcgccccgccccgccgccgccccgcctctcgcgcacgcgcacgcgcactgCCGGCGCCCCCCCGCGCCGCCTCGTCCAGCTCGGCCCGGCTCCCGCCCAGGCGGCGGCGACGCGACGCCCCGagcgcccgccccgccgccgcggCCGGCAG CCCGCGCGCATCTCCCCCTTGCTCTCCGCTGCTGCTCCGAGACCGACCCCAGACCCGCGGCTGGCGCTGGCCTGGCGCGCGACCCGTCCGCTCTCCTCTCCTGCAGAAACGCCCCTTCCCCGACCTGCTGCCCGCCCTCCGCCCAGCCGCCAGGCCCCGTGTCTCCCGAGGAGCGGGCTCCCCAG GTCCGTTCACCAGGCCCTTCAGACACCCTGGCAGGTGCTGCGCCGGACGCTGCCTGTGAGGTTGGCCCGCCCCCCAGAAGGCAGATAG CACAGCTGCCTTCCCGGTCGTGGACTCCCCGCGGAGCCGGTGACCTGCTACCCCGACGCCTCCCCAGAGTGTTGATGGAAGATGCAAGGCTTTTTCCCCTCTTAAGTGGAaacggggcagggg CCCCCCGCTGTAGGTTTCGTTAG